The following proteins come from a genomic window of Mucinivorans hirudinis:
- a CDS encoding Iron(III) ABC transporter (ATP-binding protein) yields MDMSYLEIKDMSCGYHNGFFVSDINLSLPKGAFLGIIGRNGSGKSTFFRGIAADLPLSGGEVVVGGVNLAGVGLRGLARLIAVVPQFTELSGVSVQEYVLMGRIAHRRPFQFSYTEADRAVAAKYIELMGITHLKDKPVTEISGGEQQMAAVACALTQQPTLLLLDEPTSHLDITYQVRIMNLLEELSRREGITIMMIVHDLNLAGEYCTHLMLMSEGKSLCQGAATAVLTRENIERAYRTRVEVGVNPVSKRPFIFPLSGRVTV; encoded by the coding sequence ATGGATATGAGTTATTTGGAGATTAAAGATATGTCGTGCGGCTATCATAACGGTTTTTTTGTGAGCGATATTAATCTCTCCCTGCCCAAGGGTGCTTTCCTTGGCATAATTGGGCGAAACGGCTCGGGAAAGAGCACCTTTTTCAGAGGTATTGCTGCCGATTTGCCGCTCAGCGGCGGAGAGGTGGTGGTTGGGGGTGTCAATCTGGCGGGGGTTGGGTTGAGGGGGTTGGCGCGCCTGATTGCCGTTGTGCCACAGTTTACCGAGCTTAGTGGAGTGAGTGTTCAGGAGTACGTTTTGATGGGGCGTATTGCTCATCGCCGACCCTTTCAATTCTCCTACACAGAGGCGGACAGGGCTGTGGCGGCTAAATATATCGAGTTGATGGGTATTACTCATCTCAAGGATAAGCCGGTAACGGAGATTAGCGGCGGTGAGCAGCAGATGGCGGCGGTAGCCTGCGCGCTGACTCAACAGCCGACCTTGTTGCTCTTGGACGAACCTACCTCTCACTTGGATATCACCTATCAGGTGAGGATTATGAACCTCTTGGAGGAGCTTAGCCGGAGGGAGGGCATCACCATTATGATGATTGTGCACGATTTGAACCTCGCGGGAGAGTATTGCACCCATCTGATGCTGATGAGCGAGGGGAAGTCCCTTTGTCAGGGTGCGGCTACTGCGGTGCTCACCCGAGAAAATATCGAGAGGGCTTACCGGACGCGGGTGGAGGTGGGTGTAAATCCCGTGTCGAAGAGACCTTTTATCTTTCCGCTCTCCGGCAGGGTGACGGTATGA
- a CDS encoding Phosphoglycerate mutase family, producing the protein MTITLIRHGETIDNLNRICQGQTHGILTATGISQAHNVARRLLHNHYECCYTSDLERAHHTARIICSQLGIPLFPDARLRERGLGRLQGQPLPVGENGFGEWEGSERLEALRLRVADFVAEVSRRHHEQVLVVSHGVTLRMMVNLCTGEENYPPPMGNCSLSQLRLVSGDTFELIEYNTI; encoded by the coding sequence ATGACAATAACACTTATACGCCACGGCGAGACCATAGATAATCTTAATCGCATCTGTCAGGGACAAACCCACGGCATATTGACCGCCACGGGTATATCTCAAGCCCATAACGTAGCACGCCGCCTGTTGCACAACCACTATGAGTGTTGCTACACGAGCGACTTGGAACGTGCTCACCACACCGCCCGTATCATATGCTCGCAACTCGGCATCCCTCTTTTTCCCGATGCGAGGCTGCGCGAGAGGGGCTTGGGTAGATTGCAGGGGCAGCCTCTGCCCGTGGGTGAGAATGGATTTGGTGAGTGGGAGGGTTCAGAGAGACTCGAGGCTCTCAGGCTAAGAGTTGCGGACTTTGTGGCTGAGGTCAGCCGCCGCCACCACGAGCAGGTGTTGGTGGTCTCCCACGGTGTTACCTTGCGAATGATGGTAAACCTTTGTACCGGGGAGGAAAACTACCCACCGCCGATGGGCAACTGCTCGCTCTCGCAACTGCGGCTCGTCTCAGGCGATACCTTTGAACTAATCGAATATAACACCATCTAA
- a CDS encoding TonB-dependent receptor (Outer membrane receptor for ferrienterochelin and colicins) produces MRLRLFSGIIALALPLVLQASELDKVDSTKVYRIDPAMVAASRMQLPLKNIPQKVEIIDKSLLESAPHENLGEILKRTINLDIIQYPGALTTVGMRGFSPTAHSRNYTLLLIDGQPAGTNNLTTIPTDFIERVEVVKGPYSLLYGSDAMGGVINVITKRSSAATAVNVGLSGGSFAQTNYTGFVSGAIAPKLLLAMGFSLKSQDADYRIGSKNLLELSNVEKLILDEKSYGDIMTHTKYRINDFNGKLEYIINNRWSAQLYSSATLANDVQTPGNYWHSYGMSKKDITRFANYLQINNITANNELNIAPYLTIQQDANYDSKKADAAFINSRETIRGCGVKVGNTHTWGNLKWLLGVDLDSYDVTSKRYSEKFTPTAPYRPDNSRLSVSGFTQLAYNLRNLSLNGGVRYDAIQYTLQASSLLGSEKRSEFYSHLSPSLGVRYYPLPELSLHGSLGSAFYVPDAYKTAGSYMIGKVKYVGNKDLKPEKTTSFDVGVSYSTGGLLSMDLTYFQNFYSDKIINDNSEKGVTTYKNAGKGQMSGLEFMLSWDVARLWTRSYILKLYTGVTYMLKNDFEDVSPSKPTITKKSLYTRDATANVSLVFNNTTGFEARLSGRYIGSRLENDWMVWGNLRPAIKPDDYYAEGGYTTKDQILRHSAHIVVDFSSYYTFKNRYKVGISVSNLLDENYTEKDGYNMPGRSVMGHFVFQL; encoded by the coding sequence ATGAGACTAAGATTATTTTCCGGCATCATTGCCCTTGCTCTTCCTCTTGTGCTTCAAGCCTCGGAGCTTGACAAAGTGGACTCAACAAAAGTTTATAGAATAGACCCTGCGATGGTTGCTGCCAGCAGGATGCAACTGCCTTTGAAGAACATTCCTCAAAAGGTCGAAATAATAGACAAATCGCTTTTGGAGTCTGCTCCTCACGAAAACTTGGGCGAGATTCTAAAACGCACAATCAATCTCGATATTATCCAGTACCCGGGAGCTTTGACCACCGTCGGGATGCGGGGCTTCTCGCCAACGGCACACTCGCGCAACTACACCCTGCTCCTAATCGATGGTCAGCCTGCCGGCACGAACAATTTGACGACCATACCAACTGACTTTATCGAGAGGGTCGAGGTTGTCAAAGGTCCCTACTCGCTCCTCTACGGCTCGGACGCTATGGGCGGAGTTATCAACGTCATCACCAAGCGAAGTTCGGCAGCCACTGCCGTAAATGTGGGTCTGAGCGGCGGTAGCTTTGCCCAGACCAACTACACAGGGTTCGTATCGGGGGCGATAGCTCCCAAGCTCCTCTTGGCAATGGGCTTTTCGCTCAAAAGTCAGGATGCAGACTACCGCATCGGCTCTAAAAACCTGCTCGAGCTATCCAATGTCGAAAAGTTGATTTTGGACGAGAAATCCTATGGCGATATTATGACTCATACGAAGTATCGAATCAACGACTTCAACGGCAAATTAGAGTATATCATTAACAATCGCTGGAGTGCGCAGCTCTACTCCTCGGCAACTCTTGCCAACGATGTTCAGACACCGGGCAACTATTGGCACAGTTACGGAATGTCCAAAAAGGATATTACTCGATTTGCAAACTACCTCCAAATCAACAATATCACTGCCAATAACGAGCTCAATATTGCCCCTTATCTTACCATTCAGCAGGATGCCAACTACGACAGCAAAAAGGCTGATGCCGCTTTTATCAACTCGCGTGAGACGATTCGTGGTTGTGGTGTCAAGGTTGGTAATACCCACACTTGGGGCAACCTCAAGTGGCTATTGGGTGTGGATTTGGATAGCTACGATGTCACCTCTAAACGCTATTCCGAGAAATTTACGCCAACCGCACCCTACCGTCCCGATAATAGTAGACTGTCCGTGTCTGGATTTACCCAACTCGCCTACAATCTGCGCAACCTCTCGCTCAATGGTGGGGTTAGGTATGATGCCATTCAATATACCTTGCAGGCAAGTTCTCTGCTTGGCAGTGAGAAGAGAAGCGAATTTTATTCACACCTAAGTCCCTCGCTGGGAGTGCGCTACTATCCGCTGCCCGAGCTTTCGCTCCACGGTAGTCTCGGCAGTGCCTTCTATGTTCCGGATGCCTACAAGACGGCGGGTTCATATATGATTGGCAAGGTGAAGTATGTGGGAAACAAGGATTTGAAGCCCGAAAAGACAACCTCTTTCGATGTGGGAGTAAGCTACTCCACGGGCGGGTTGTTGAGTATGGATTTGACCTACTTCCAAAACTTCTACAGCGATAAAATCATCAACGACAACAGCGAGAAGGGCGTTACCACGTATAAAAATGCGGGCAAGGGGCAGATGAGCGGTCTGGAATTTATGCTCTCGTGGGACGTGGCGCGCCTGTGGACGCGCTCCTATATACTCAAGCTCTACACCGGAGTAACATATATGCTCAAAAACGATTTTGAGGATGTCTCTCCCTCGAAACCGACCATCACCAAGAAGTCGTTGTATACTCGGGATGCCACGGCAAACGTCTCCTTGGTTTTCAATAACACCACCGGTTTCGAGGCGCGCCTGAGCGGACGTTATATCGGCAGCAGACTCGAGAACGACTGGATGGTGTGGGGCAACCTGCGCCCGGCAATCAAACCGGATGACTATTATGCCGAAGGTGGTTACACGACAAAAGACCAAATTTTGAGGCACTCTGCCCACATAGTTGTGGATTTCTCCTCCTACTACACCTTCAAGAATAGGTACAAAGTGGGTATTTCGGTGTCGAACCTACTCGATGAGAACTACACCGAGAAGGATGGCTACAATATGCCGGGCAGGAGTGTGATGGGGCATTTCGTATTTCAGTTGTGA